A single genomic interval of Streptomyces graminofaciens harbors:
- a CDS encoding potassium channel family protein — MHIVIMGCGRVGSTLAQTLEQQGHTVAVIDQDPTAFRRLGSGFGGRRVTGVGFDRDTLREAGIEEAGAFAAVSSGDNSNIIAARVAREMFGIENVAARIYDPRRAEVYQRLGIPTVATVRWTADQMLRRLLPAGSEPLWRDPTGGVQLAEVHASSAWVGHKISKMQEETGVRVAFLTRLGEAVLPTSQTVLQEGDLVHVMMRTDDVEKVEASFAEGPDEEGGH, encoded by the coding sequence GTGCACATCGTCATCATGGGCTGCGGGCGAGTGGGTTCCACCCTCGCCCAGACCCTGGAGCAACAGGGGCACACGGTCGCCGTGATCGACCAGGACCCCACGGCCTTCCGTCGACTGGGCTCGGGATTCGGCGGTCGCCGGGTCACCGGTGTCGGCTTCGACCGGGACACCCTGCGCGAGGCGGGCATCGAGGAGGCCGGCGCGTTCGCCGCGGTCTCCAGCGGCGACAACTCCAACATCATCGCCGCCCGCGTCGCCCGCGAGATGTTCGGCATCGAGAACGTGGCGGCCCGGATCTACGACCCGCGCCGCGCCGAGGTCTACCAGCGCCTGGGCATCCCCACGGTCGCCACGGTCCGCTGGACGGCCGACCAGATGCTGCGCCGGCTGCTGCCCGCCGGGTCGGAGCCGCTGTGGCGCGACCCCACCGGTGGCGTCCAGCTCGCCGAGGTGCACGCCTCGTCGGCCTGGGTGGGCCACAAGATCAGCAAGATGCAGGAGGAGACCGGCGTCCGCGTCGCCTTCCTCACCCGCCTGGGCGAGGCGGTCCTGCCCACCTCCCAGACGGTGCTGCAGGAAGGCGACCTCGTGCACGTGATGATGCGTACGGACGACGTGGAGAAGGTCGAGGCGTCCTTCGCCGAGGGCCCCGACGAGGAGGGCGGTCACTGA
- a CDS encoding OB-fold nucleic acid binding domain-containing protein → MSAVPRSEKPVGRFRRMLDRLSSSQEDLESEELREDAETAGCTRICDCHDRQIVTVTGTLRTVTLRPRAGVPALEAELFDGSAALDVVWLGRRSIVGIEPGRRLIASGRISMSRGRKVLFNPKYELRPLGRE, encoded by the coding sequence ATGAGTGCTGTCCCTCGTTCCGAGAAGCCGGTCGGCCGGTTCCGGCGCATGCTCGACCGGCTCTCGTCGTCCCAGGAGGACCTGGAGTCGGAGGAGCTGCGCGAGGACGCCGAGACAGCGGGCTGCACACGGATCTGCGACTGCCACGACCGACAGATAGTGACGGTTACTGGTACCTTGCGCACGGTCACGCTACGGCCGCGCGCCGGCGTCCCCGCCCTGGAGGCCGAGCTGTTCGACGGTTCGGCAGCGCTGGACGTGGTGTGGCTCGGCAGGCGCTCCATCGTCGGCATAGAGCCGGGGCGCAGGCTGATCGCGTCCGGGCGGATCTCGATGAGCCGGGGCCGTAAGGTGCTGTTCAATCCGAAGTACGAACTCAGACCGCTCGGACGGGAGTAA
- the dut gene encoding dUTP diphosphatase: MSGSRTPVDVLIRRVDPDVPLPGYAHPGDAGADLRTTESRELKPGERAVLPTGVSIALPEGYAAFVHPRSGLAARCGVALVNAPGTVDAGYRGEIKVIVVNLDPLEPVRFERFDRIAQLVVQQVEKVRFQEVAELPDSARAEGGFGSTGGHAAVGVTTGGNRYASVVSDREGQ, from the coding sequence GTGAGCGGCAGCCGTACCCCCGTCGACGTCCTCATCCGGCGCGTCGACCCGGACGTCCCGCTGCCCGGCTATGCGCACCCCGGGGACGCCGGCGCCGATCTGCGCACCACCGAGAGCCGTGAGCTGAAGCCGGGGGAGCGGGCCGTACTGCCCACGGGTGTGTCCATCGCGCTCCCGGAGGGGTACGCGGCCTTCGTGCACCCGCGCTCGGGTCTTGCCGCCCGCTGCGGTGTGGCCCTGGTGAATGCCCCGGGGACGGTTGATGCCGGGTACCGTGGGGAGATCAAGGTGATCGTGGTGAACCTCGACCCGCTCGAACCCGTGCGGTTCGAGCGCTTCGACCGGATTGCCCAACTCGTCGTCCAGCAGGTCGAGAAGGTCCGCTTCCAGGAGGTGGCGGAGCTTCCCGACTCGGCGCGGGCCGAGGGGGGCTTCGGGTCCACCGGCGGTCATGCCGCCGTGGGCGTCACAACGGGTGGGAATCGATACGCTTCGGTCGTATCCGACCGGGAAGGACAGTGA
- a CDS encoding potassium channel family protein codes for MRVAIAGAGAVGRSIAGELLENGHEVLLVDKAPTAISVERVPQAEWLLADACEITSLDEAALQRCNVVIAATGDDKVNLVVSLLAKTEYGVPRVVARVNNPKNEWLFNESWGVDVAVSTPRLMSALVEEAVSVGDLVRLLRFSHGDANLVELTLPPESALAGTQVGDVEWPEDTSLVTIIRGTRVLTPTRDDSLEAGDELLFVAAQAREEQLEDLLSVRREDATS; via the coding sequence ATGAGGGTCGCCATTGCCGGAGCCGGCGCGGTCGGTCGCTCGATCGCGGGCGAACTTCTGGAGAACGGCCACGAGGTCCTTCTCGTCGACAAGGCGCCGACCGCCATCTCGGTCGAGCGCGTCCCCCAGGCGGAGTGGCTGCTGGCCGACGCCTGCGAGATCACGTCCCTGGACGAGGCGGCCCTCCAGCGCTGCAACGTCGTCATCGCCGCGACGGGCGACGACAAGGTCAACCTGGTCGTCTCCCTGCTGGCGAAGACGGAGTACGGCGTCCCGCGCGTCGTCGCCCGCGTCAACAACCCCAAGAACGAGTGGCTGTTCAACGAGTCCTGGGGCGTGGACGTGGCCGTCTCGACGCCGCGCCTGATGTCGGCCCTGGTCGAGGAGGCGGTGAGCGTCGGCGACCTGGTGCGTCTGCTCCGCTTCAGCCACGGCGACGCGAACCTGGTGGAGCTGACCCTGCCGCCGGAGTCCGCCCTGGCCGGCACCCAGGTCGGCGACGTCGAGTGGCCGGAGGACACGTCCCTGGTGACGATCATCCGCGGCACCCGAGTCCTCACCCCCACCCGGGACGACTCCCTGGAGGCGGGCGACGAGCTGCTGTTCGTGGCCGCCCAGGCCCGCGAGGAACAGCTGGAGGACCTGCTGTCGGTACGGCGCGAGGACGCGACGAGCTGA
- a CDS encoding DUF3159 domain-containing protein, which translates to MTSLDKPTEGAQSAQGVQDTPQDSRAVTEAALFEAFGGVRGMVETVVPGLLFVTIFTIKKDLHAAAIAALAVSVLLVVVRLVMKDTVKHAFSGVFGVAFGVVFAMMTGNAKDFYLPGMLYTLGLALAYIITTLCGVPLIGLILGPVFKENLSWRTRNPGRKKAYAKASYAWGLILLAKCAILFPLYWWADTEHLGWVLVSLKIPPFLLAVWLTWVFLAKAPAPIDVFAEMEAEERAEEERKAAERAGAAGE; encoded by the coding sequence GTGACGTCGCTCGACAAGCCGACGGAGGGCGCCCAGAGCGCCCAGGGTGTCCAGGACACCCCGCAGGACTCCAGAGCCGTGACCGAGGCCGCGCTGTTCGAGGCGTTCGGCGGCGTACGGGGCATGGTCGAGACGGTCGTGCCCGGCCTGCTCTTCGTCACCATCTTCACGATCAAGAAGGACCTGCACGCGGCGGCCATCGCGGCCCTCGCCGTGTCCGTGCTGCTGGTCGTGGTGCGGCTCGTCATGAAGGACACCGTCAAGCACGCCTTCAGCGGTGTCTTCGGCGTCGCCTTCGGTGTGGTCTTCGCGATGATGACCGGCAACGCCAAGGACTTCTATCTGCCGGGCATGCTGTACACGCTGGGGCTCGCCCTCGCGTACATCATCACGACGCTGTGCGGGGTCCCGCTGATCGGGCTGATCCTCGGGCCGGTGTTCAAGGAGAACCTGTCCTGGCGGACGCGGAATCCCGGCCGTAAGAAGGCGTACGCGAAGGCGAGTTACGCGTGGGGGCTGATCCTGCTCGCCAAGTGCGCGATTCTCTTCCCGCTCTACTGGTGGGCCGACACGGAGCACCTCGGCTGGGTGCTGGTGTCGCTGAAGATTCCGCCGTTCCTGCTCGCGGTGTGGCTGACGTGGGTGTTCCTGGCGAAGGCGCCGGCGCCCATCGATGTGTTCGCCGAGATGGAGGCCGAGGAGCGGGCCGAGGAGGAGCGGAAGGCCGCGGAGCGGGCGGGTGCCGCCGGGGAGTGA
- a CDS encoding IS3 family transposase has product MDSVADSYANALAENLWMLIQTECIRGRTFTTRAEANLTLFESIDGFYNSRHIQKRLGYLSPVEFEEKHYANQDNDRTNEPQPRQPALTS; this is encoded by the coding sequence ATGGACTCCGTCGCGGACTCCTATGCCAATGCCCTCGCGGAGAACCTCTGGATGCTCATCCAAACCGAATGCATCCGCGGCCGCACCTTCACCACCCGGGCCGAGGCCAACCTCACGCTCTTCGAATCCATCGACGGCTTCTACAACTCCCGGCACATCCAGAAACGGCTCGGCTACCTCAGCCCCGTCGAGTTCGAGGAGAAGCACTACGCCAACCAGGACAACGACCGAACGAACGAACCTCAACCCCGTCAACCTGCTCTGACCAGCTGA
- a CDS encoding nuclear transport factor 2 family protein, translating to MPRAKMKSPEETLQEYTIAGGVAQIHDPAFFEAWMHRDDFVDALSQSPTAEVTAMKRLVIEFEAALARMMLSGRVDEQVDGVLEKFIVDDYIQNDPNVPGNGRAFLADGFRKIPLTGDAPPPPVALIVEGDLVCLLMQKPWPDPTAPGTTYDWFIPTVFRIRDGKLAEHWGAYKKGGHDAGPAPE from the coding sequence GTGCCGCGAGCGAAGATGAAATCACCGGAGGAAACGTTGCAGGAGTACACGATCGCAGGCGGGGTTGCACAGATCCACGATCCCGCCTTCTTCGAGGCATGGATGCACCGCGATGACTTCGTCGATGCACTGTCCCAGTCGCCGACAGCCGAGGTGACCGCGATGAAGCGCCTGGTCATCGAGTTCGAAGCGGCTCTCGCCCGGATGATGCTGAGCGGCCGGGTCGACGAGCAGGTCGACGGTGTCCTCGAGAAGTTCATCGTCGACGACTACATCCAGAACGATCCGAACGTGCCCGGCAACGGGCGCGCATTCCTGGCGGACGGATTCCGCAAGATCCCCTTGACCGGGGACGCGCCGCCCCCTCCGGTCGCGCTGATCGTTGAAGGCGACCTCGTATGCCTGCTGATGCAGAAGCCGTGGCCCGATCCGACGGCCCCCGGCACGACGTACGACTGGTTCATCCCCACCGTCTTCCGGATCAGGGACGGGAAGCTGGCCGAGCACTGGGGCGCGTACAAGAAGGGCGGCCACGACGCCGGGCCGGCGCCGGAGTAG
- a CDS encoding ribbon-helix-helix protein, CopG family, which translates to MAMTLRLPDDLDAKLTERARRERRSKQELAIEAIRDAQNRAELKVDDVLAELMDSDAEILDYLK; encoded by the coding sequence ATGGCGATGACACTCCGACTCCCGGACGACCTTGACGCGAAGCTCACCGAGCGTGCTCGTCGGGAGCGCCGCAGCAAGCAGGAACTTGCCATTGAGGCCATCCGTGACGCCCAGAATCGGGCCGAGCTGAAGGTCGATGACGTCCTGGCCGAGCTCATGGACAGCGATGCGGAGATCCTGGACTACCTGAAGTGA
- a CDS encoding DUF3710 domain-containing protein has protein sequence MFGRRKKKGAAEDAAGEAEQVVDSVDTEADEEEEGERERVRLEPEPRPDGPWDSTEVREPGEGRVDLGGLFVPGVEGMELRVEVAGDAIVAATVVLRDSAVQLQAFAAPKREGIWGEVREEIASGITQQGGVIDEVEGPLGWELRAQVPVQLPDGTGGFQVVRFVGVDGPRWFLRGVISGRGAVEPQTAGLLEQIFRDAVVVRGEGPMAPRDPIVLKLPNDAQMVPEGVQQEEQSGSRFSGGMGQLQRGPEITEVR, from the coding sequence GTGTTCGGACGTCGCAAGAAGAAGGGTGCCGCCGAGGACGCGGCCGGCGAGGCCGAGCAGGTCGTCGACAGCGTCGACACTGAGGCGGACGAAGAAGAAGAGGGCGAGCGCGAGCGCGTACGCCTGGAGCCCGAGCCGCGCCCGGACGGGCCCTGGGACAGCACCGAGGTGCGCGAGCCCGGCGAGGGCCGGGTGGACCTCGGCGGGCTGTTCGTGCCCGGGGTCGAGGGCATGGAGCTGCGGGTGGAGGTCGCGGGCGACGCGATCGTCGCGGCGACCGTCGTGCTGCGCGACAGCGCCGTCCAGTTGCAGGCCTTCGCCGCACCCAAGCGTGAGGGCATCTGGGGCGAGGTGCGCGAGGAGATCGCCTCCGGGATCACCCAGCAGGGCGGTGTCATCGACGAGGTCGAGGGCCCGCTGGGCTGGGAGCTCCGTGCTCAGGTGCCGGTGCAGCTGCCGGACGGCACGGGCGGCTTCCAGGTCGTCCGGTTTGTCGGCGTGGACGGCCCGCGCTGGTTCCTGCGCGGTGTGATCTCCGGCCGGGGCGCGGTGGAGCCGCAGACCGCCGGGCTGCTGGAGCAGATCTTCCGGGACGCGGTCGTCGTCCGTGGCGAGGGCCCCATGGCGCCGCGCGACCCGATCGTCCTGAAGCTGCCGAACGACGCCCAGATGGTTCCCGAGGGCGTCCAGCAGGAGGAGCAGAGCGGTTCCCGCTTCTCCGGCGGCATGGGACAGCTGCAGCGCGGACCGGAGATCACCGAGGTCCGGTAG
- a CDS encoding APC family permease: MSKLTDVPKRILIGRALRSDRLGETLLPKRIALPVFASDPLSSVAYAPGEVLLVLSIAGVSAYHFSPWIAVAVVVLMFTVVASYRQNVHAYPSGGGDYEVANTNLGPKAGLTVASALLVDYVLTVAVSIASGVENLGSAVPFFVEHKVLCAVGIIVLLTLMNLRGVKESGKLFAIPTYVFVVGVFVMIAWGAFRGLVLDDTMRAPTADLEIKAEHQGLAGFALVFLMLRAFSSGCAALTGVEAISNGVPAFRKPKSKNAATTLAAMGLLAVTMFCGIIGLAMATNVRMAENPANDLLRDGSPVGDSYVQNPVISQVAAAVFGDGTFFFILLAAATALVLFLAANTAYNGFPLLGSILAQDRYLPRQLHTRGDRLAFSNGIVLLAGAAGLLVWIYGADSTRLIQLYIVGVFVSFTLSQIGMVRHWNRHLAAEKDQAKRRHMVRSRAINAFGAFFTGLVLVVVLVTKFTHGAWVALLGMVIFYATMTAIRKHYDRVAEEISAPEGPSDDVVRPSRVHSVVLISKIHRPTLRALAYAKLLRSHTLEALSVNVDPAETKALQEEWNRRGIDVPLKVLDSPYREITRPIIEYVKSLRKESPRDVVSVIIPEYVVGHWYEQILHNQSALRLKGRLLFTAGVMVTSVPYQLESSEVAKRRARKRQEWSAPGSVRRGPADERAKESDKASTKASAKASTKGSAAESSDGKS; this comes from the coding sequence GTGTCCAAACTGACCGACGTGCCCAAACGGATCCTGATCGGGCGGGCCCTGCGCAGCGACCGGCTCGGAGAAACGCTCCTGCCGAAGCGCATCGCACTCCCCGTCTTCGCCTCCGACCCGCTGTCCTCCGTGGCGTACGCACCAGGCGAGGTGCTGCTGGTCCTCTCGATCGCGGGCGTGTCGGCGTACCACTTCAGCCCCTGGATCGCGGTCGCGGTCGTGGTGCTGATGTTCACCGTGGTGGCGTCGTACCGGCAGAACGTGCACGCCTACCCGAGCGGTGGCGGCGACTACGAGGTGGCGAACACCAACCTCGGCCCCAAGGCCGGGCTGACCGTCGCCAGCGCGCTCCTCGTCGACTACGTCCTCACCGTCGCCGTGTCGATCGCCTCCGGCGTCGAGAACCTCGGCTCGGCCGTCCCCTTCTTCGTCGAGCACAAGGTGCTGTGCGCGGTCGGCATCATCGTGCTGCTGACGCTGATGAACCTGCGCGGGGTGAAGGAGTCCGGCAAGCTCTTCGCGATCCCGACGTACGTCTTCGTCGTCGGCGTCTTCGTGATGATCGCCTGGGGCGCGTTCCGCGGGCTGGTCCTCGACGACACCATGCGGGCGCCCACCGCCGATCTGGAGATCAAGGCCGAGCACCAGGGGCTCGCCGGCTTCGCGCTGGTCTTCCTGATGCTGCGCGCCTTCTCCTCCGGCTGTGCCGCGCTCACCGGTGTCGAGGCGATCTCCAACGGCGTGCCCGCCTTCCGCAAGCCCAAGTCCAAGAACGCGGCGACGACGCTGGCCGCGATGGGCCTGCTCGCCGTCACGATGTTCTGCGGCATCATCGGGCTCGCGATGGCCACCAACGTGCGCATGGCCGAGAACCCGGCGAACGACCTGCTGCGCGACGGCTCCCCGGTCGGCGACTCCTACGTCCAGAACCCGGTGATCTCGCAGGTCGCGGCCGCCGTCTTCGGTGACGGCACGTTCTTCTTCATCCTGCTGGCCGCCGCCACCGCGCTCGTGCTGTTCCTGGCCGCCAACACCGCGTACAACGGCTTCCCGCTGCTCGGCTCGATCCTCGCCCAGGACCGCTACCTCCCGCGCCAGCTGCACACCCGCGGGGACCGCCTCGCCTTCTCCAACGGCATCGTGCTCCTCGCGGGCGCCGCCGGACTGCTGGTGTGGATCTACGGCGCGGATTCGACCCGCCTCATCCAGCTGTACATCGTGGGTGTGTTCGTCTCCTTCACGCTCAGCCAGATCGGCATGGTCCGGCACTGGAACCGCCATCTGGCGGCGGAGAAGGACCAGGCCAAGCGGCGCCACATGGTCCGCTCCCGCGCGATCAACGCGTTCGGCGCGTTCTTCACGGGCCTGGTCCTGGTCGTCGTCCTCGTCACCAAGTTCACGCACGGAGCCTGGGTCGCGCTGCTCGGCATGGTGATCTTCTACGCGACGATGACGGCGATCCGTAAGCACTACGACCGGGTCGCCGAGGAGATCTCGGCACCGGAGGGCCCGAGCGACGACGTCGTACGGCCGTCGCGGGTGCACTCCGTGGTGCTCATCTCGAAGATCCACCGCCCGACCCTGCGGGCCCTCGCCTACGCCAAGCTGCTGCGCTCGCACACCCTCGAGGCGCTCAGCGTCAACGTCGACCCGGCCGAGACCAAGGCGCTCCAGGAGGAGTGGAACCGGCGCGGCATCGACGTACCGCTGAAGGTCCTCGACTCGCCGTACCGCGAGATCACGCGGCCGATCATCGAGTACGTCAAGAGCCTGCGCAAGGAGTCGCCGCGGGACGTGGTGTCGGTGATCATCCCCGAGTACGTGGTCGGTCACTGGTACGAGCAGATCCTGCACAACCAGAGCGCGCTGCGGCTCAAGGGCCGGCTGCTGTTCACGGCGGGCGTGATGGTGACGTCCGTGCCGTACCAGCTGGAGTCCTCCGAGGTGGCCAAGCGGCGGGCGCGCAAGCGGCAGGAGTGGAGTGCGCCGGGCTCGGTGCGGCGTGGTCCGGCGGACGAGCGGGCCAAGGAGTCGGACAAGGCGTCCACGAAGGCGTCCGCGAAGGCGTCCACCAAGGGTTCGGCCGCCGAGTCCTCGGACGGCAAGAGCTGA
- a CDS encoding NUDIX hydrolase, whose protein sequence is MDGWLKDSDEVEASWVTVDLAIFTLRGARLMVLLIDRGLEPFLGRPALPGGYVQKGETLREGALRELWEEAGIDGGLLHLEQLGAYGDPGRDPRGRVVTVAYLALGPDLPVPVGGTDAENAYWAPVEELGRDGTRLAFDHSEILAEALEEVRRKLEYTPVATAFCASEFTLSELRTVYEVVWGQPLDPSNFRRKVLRTTGFVEPTGEQRMPSTGRPAALYRRGSAWVLSPPLLRAGG, encoded by the coding sequence GTGGATGGCTGGCTGAAAGACTCCGATGAGGTGGAGGCCTCGTGGGTGACGGTGGACCTGGCGATTTTCACGCTGCGGGGCGCCCGCCTGATGGTGCTTCTGATCGACCGGGGGTTGGAGCCCTTCCTCGGTCGGCCTGCGCTCCCCGGCGGGTATGTCCAGAAAGGCGAGACCCTGCGGGAAGGGGCTCTGCGCGAGTTGTGGGAGGAAGCCGGTATCGACGGTGGGCTGTTGCACCTGGAACAGTTGGGTGCTTACGGTGATCCAGGACGAGATCCGAGAGGGCGAGTGGTCACCGTCGCATACCTGGCCCTGGGGCCCGACCTGCCCGTGCCCGTGGGCGGCACCGATGCGGAAAACGCCTACTGGGCACCTGTGGAGGAGCTCGGCCGTGACGGGACGAGGCTGGCATTCGATCATTCCGAGATCCTCGCCGAGGCTTTGGAGGAGGTCCGCCGCAAACTCGAATACACCCCTGTCGCCACAGCCTTCTGTGCCTCGGAGTTCACCCTCAGCGAGTTGCGCACGGTCTATGAAGTGGTCTGGGGGCAGCCGCTGGACCCGAGCAACTTTCGGCGCAAGGTACTGAGGACCACAGGATTCGTAGAGCCCACGGGCGAACAGAGGATGCCCTCGACAGGCCGCCCGGCTGCGCTCTACCGCAGAGGGAGTGCATGGGTGTTGAGCCCGCCACTCCTGCGTGCTGGCGGGTAG
- a CDS encoding type II toxin-antitoxin system death-on-curing family toxin, giving the protein MTEVRYIQIDEILAIARTVNGTEHSVRDMGLLVSAIERPRTNVFGAELYPTLHEKAAALLHSVARNHALIDGNKRTAWLAMRVFLRLNGVSAGTVPPPVSLAGPFVEEVAQDNIDVPVIAKRLAAWFPVS; this is encoded by the coding sequence GTGACCGAAGTGCGCTACATCCAGATCGACGAGATCCTGGCCATCGCTCGCACGGTCAACGGTACCGAGCACAGCGTGCGTGACATGGGACTTCTGGTGTCAGCGATCGAACGGCCCCGGACCAACGTGTTCGGGGCCGAGCTGTATCCCACGCTGCACGAGAAGGCGGCGGCACTGCTGCACTCCGTTGCCCGCAATCACGCGCTGATCGACGGCAACAAGCGCACCGCCTGGCTCGCCATGCGCGTCTTCCTGCGGCTCAACGGCGTCAGCGCCGGTACCGTCCCGCCGCCCGTCTCCCTCGCCGGTCCGTTCGTCGAGGAAGTCGCGCAGGACAACATCGATGTACCGGTCATTGCCAAGCGGCTGGCGGCCTGGTTCCCCGTTTCCTGA
- a CDS encoding PaaI family thioesterase gives MRGTSAALQPPADATAPVRHPEAPAPGELLGAHYEQCFGCGGDQPHGLHLEATAGEGVSLTAEFTVKPAHQGAPGLAHGGVLASALDETLGSLNWLLRTIAVTGRLETDFVRPVPVDTVLYLQAEVTAVAGRKIYATATGRVDAPDGPLAVRADALFLEVKVDHFIDNGRQEEIQAAMNDPDQDRRVRAFEVNP, from the coding sequence GTGAGAGGTACTTCCGCGGCACTGCAGCCGCCGGCCGACGCCACGGCGCCCGTGCGGCACCCCGAGGCACCCGCCCCGGGTGAACTGCTCGGCGCGCATTACGAGCAGTGCTTCGGGTGCGGCGGAGATCAGCCCCATGGGCTGCATCTCGAGGCAACGGCCGGGGAGGGCGTGTCCCTCACCGCCGAGTTCACCGTGAAGCCCGCCCATCAGGGCGCGCCCGGGCTGGCGCACGGCGGGGTCCTGGCCAGCGCCCTCGACGAGACGCTCGGCTCCCTGAACTGGCTGCTGCGCACCATCGCGGTGACGGGACGGCTGGAGACCGACTTCGTCCGGCCCGTGCCCGTCGACACGGTCCTGTACCTCCAGGCCGAGGTGACGGCCGTCGCCGGGCGGAAGATCTACGCGACCGCCACCGGACGCGTCGACGCCCCCGACGGCCCGCTGGCCGTCCGCGCCGACGCGCTCTTCCTGGAGGTCAAAGTCGATCACTTCATCGACAACGGCCGCCAGGAGGAGATCCAGGCGGCCATGAACGACCCGGACCAGGACCGGCGCGTCCGTGCCTTCGAGGTGAACCCGTGA
- a CDS encoding class I SAM-dependent RNA methyltransferase, with protein sequence MQAEEKKSLVGEEYEVEVGPVAHGGHCIARTSEGQVLFVRHTLPGERVVARVTEGEEGARFLRADAVSVLSPSKDRVEAPCPYAGPGRCGGCDWQHAKPGAQRRFKGEVVAEQLKRLAGLTPEEAGWDGTVMPAEGDKVPAGEVPAWRTRVQYAVDDSGRAGLRRHRSHEVEPIDHCMIAAPGVSELGIEKRDWSGMASIDAIAATGSQDRQVILEPRPGARLPLVELDKPVSVMRVEEKDGGVHRVHGRPFVRERADDRTYRVGSGGFWQVHPKAADTLVKAVMQGLLPRKGDMALDLYCGAGLFAGALADRVGDKGAVLGIESGKRAVEDARHNLADFDRVRIEQGKVEAVLPRTGITEVDLIVLDPPRAGAGKKTVQHLSSLKARRIAYVACDPAALARDLGYFREGGYRVRMLRAFDLFPMTHHVECVAILERVREGS encoded by the coding sequence ATGCAGGCAGAAGAGAAGAAGTCGCTGGTAGGGGAGGAGTACGAGGTCGAGGTCGGCCCCGTCGCCCACGGTGGACACTGCATCGCCCGTACGTCCGAGGGCCAGGTCCTCTTCGTACGGCACACACTGCCCGGTGAGCGGGTCGTGGCACGGGTGACCGAGGGCGAGGAGGGCGCGCGCTTCCTGCGGGCCGACGCGGTGTCGGTTCTGTCGCCGTCCAAGGACCGCGTCGAGGCCCCCTGCCCGTACGCCGGTCCGGGCCGCTGCGGAGGCTGCGACTGGCAGCACGCCAAGCCGGGTGCCCAGCGGCGGTTCAAGGGCGAGGTCGTCGCCGAGCAGCTGAAGCGGCTCGCGGGCCTCACGCCCGAGGAGGCGGGCTGGGACGGCACGGTGATGCCGGCCGAGGGGGACAAGGTTCCGGCGGGCGAGGTCCCGGCCTGGCGTACGCGGGTGCAGTACGCGGTGGACGACTCGGGCCGGGCCGGGCTGCGTCGGCACCGCTCTCACGAGGTCGAGCCGATCGACCACTGCATGATCGCGGCGCCCGGGGTGAGCGAGCTGGGCATCGAGAAGCGCGACTGGTCGGGCATGGCGTCGATCGACGCGATCGCGGCGACGGGTTCGCAGGACCGCCAGGTGATCCTTGAGCCTCGGCCGGGTGCGCGACTGCCGCTCGTCGAGCTGGACAAGCCGGTGTCGGTGATGCGCGTCGAGGAGAAGGACGGGGGCGTGCACCGCGTCCACGGGCGCCCCTTCGTCCGCGAACGCGCCGACGACCGTACGTACCGCGTGGGCAGCGGCGGCTTCTGGCAGGTCCACCCGAAGGCCGCGGACACCCTCGTCAAGGCGGTCATGCAGGGCCTGCTGCCGCGCAAGGGCGACATGGCCCTCGACCTGTACTGCGGGGCGGGCCTCTTCGCGGGCGCCCTCGCCGACCGGGTCGGTGACAAGGGTGCCGTCCTCGGCATCGAGTCCGGCAAGCGCGCGGTGGAGGACGCCCGGCACAACCTGGCCGACTTCGACCGCGTACGCATCGAACAGGGCAAGGTCGAGGCGGTGCTCCCGCGCACGGGCATCACGGAGGTCGACCTGATCGTCCTGGACCCGCCGCGGGCCGGGGCGGGCAAGAAGACGGTCCAGCACCTGTCGTCGCTGAAGGCGCGCCGGATCGCGTATGTGGCTTGTGATCCGGCGGCGTTGGCTCGGGACCTGGGATACTTCCGGGAAGGGGGGTATCGGGTGCGGATGTTGCGGGCGTTTGATTTGTTCCCGATGACTCATCATGTGGAGTGCGTGGCGATCCTGGAGCGGGTGCGGGAAGGCTCCTGA